From the genome of Pelosinus fermentans DSM 17108:
TTGGTTGCATACCTATCATTAATTTCAATATTCGTTGTAAAACTGGACGATACCGCTATTCCTCCCAATTTATTTAATTTTTCCCATGATCCCTTTAATTCATCAGCTGAATCTGCAAAAGAAATGAATTTGCCTACTTCTACATTGCTTTTCAAAAATCCATCTATATTCGTTATGTATTTCATTTTAACAAAATGGGGGTGATTTAACGCATTTCGATAAATTTCATTTGGATCTGTAATATGCGGCCGGAAGATCTTTGATCGTTTAACCATACTATCTAATATTTCTTCCTTTGTATTTGTTGTATAATATCCATCATTTGTATATATTTCAACTGCTAAATTGTACTCAGATAGTATGCTTATAATTTCAGCTATCAAACTCTTATCAATATAAATTCCTTCAACGATTCTACCAGCAATATCCCGATACTCTCCCCCATTCAAAACCAGACATTCACATGTTAACCCATATTCATCTAAGAATGGCTTAACGTCCTCATAAGCTCTGCCAGTTGCAATAGCAAACTTTATTCCTTTTTTTTGCGCTGTGTGAATCGCTTCTATATTTTCCTGCGAAATTTTCTGGTTAAATATGAGCGTTCCGTCCATGTCAGATGCAATTAACTTTATCATTTAAAATTCTCCAATGTCTATTTTTTTTTGTTTCTTTAGAAAGCTTTTTTATCGTTTTCAGGAGTCCATGCCATATCTTTTAGTAAAATCGCAAGGACGATTCCGACGAGTTCGATCCAATATTAAATCTATTATCATCACTCTATCTTTGTAATATTTCCTATAAACACCAAAAAATCCTGCAACGAACCTTTCAAGCGTTGCGAATTGATGTCAATAAGGAGTTTGAAGTGTTAGATGAATGCCATATCAATAGTCGTGTTTGTTCTGCTAAATTGCGTTGGGCAATCAAATTATAAAGTACAATTACCGCACAACATCCTCGATTCTAGTTTTCCTTGCGTTATAAGATGATGGTTCTGGTAATGTGGTTA
Proteins encoded in this window:
- a CDS encoding Cof-type HAD-IIB family hydrolase, whose protein sequence is MIKLIASDMDGTLIFNQKISQENIEAIHTAQKKGIKFAIATGRAYEDVKPFLDEYGLTCECLVLNGGEYRDIAGRIVEGIYIDKSLIAEIISILSEYNLAVEIYTNDGYYTTNTKEEILDSMVKRSKIFRPHITDPNEIYRNALNHPHFVKMKYITNIDGFLKSNVEVGKFISFADSADELKGSWEKLNKLGGIAVSSSFTTNIEINDRYATKGRILAKAAARKGINKDEVAILGDGLNDYSMFVEFPNSFAMENAIPEIKEVAKYITASNAEHGVAKAIYRILER